The Bacteroidota bacterium genomic sequence ACCTGCTTACCAGAAACACGGTGATTGATAAATACGCGAAAGTGGATAAGAGCGAACTGGAATCGTATCTCAAGCAAAAGCCCAACCGCAAAGTTCTTCTCTGGAAAATGTATTTGCATATTTACAACGGCATTAATCAGGAAAAACTCGCGCGGCAGAAAGAACGATGTAATGTAAAAGTGGAAACCAAACTTGCAAAACGCACGGAGAAAGTAAAAAGGAAAAATGAAAAACGCCTGTCGAAAGGAAAAGAAGCGGAACAAATGCCTGACAGGAAAAATATTTTTTCCGCCTGCAAACTCCGAACCGGTTTCAAGCAATGGTGGCTGAGCATTGGAGAGCCGCCTGTGATTTATGATTCAGCGCTGGCAAAAAAAACCGCCTCGCAGATGAAACTTTTTCTGAATAACAAAGGATATTTCAACAGCACGGTGAAGGACTCGGTGGGCGTTCACCGGAAAAAAGCAACTACTTATTATACCGTATACGAAGGAACGCCCTATACCCTGCGCAACATTTCCTACCAGATTAAAGACGGGCAACTGGAATATTATGTGCTGGCAAATGCATCGGCTTCGCTTCTTTCGCGCGGAATGATTTTCGATGCCGATGTGCTGCAGCAGGAACGCGACCGCATTACCGATGTGCTTCGCAACGATGGATATTTTTATTTCGCCAGGGAATATATTTATTTTGAAGCCGACAGCACGCACGGCACGCATGAAATTGATATTACGCTCGGCATAAAAAATCCGTTTCATAAAGTGGAAGGAGAAAAATCCGCGCTTGGTGGCGATTCCATTTCGGAAGGAACGCACGAACGTTATTACATGAACAACATTTTTCTTCACACCGATTACGACCAGAAACTGAAACTTCCTCCTTCCGATTCGCTGCTGGCAGCAGGAGAATATTACCTGTTGTACAACCGCCCTTTGCGCTACAAGCCAAAGATGCTCGTCAACACCATGTTCATTTCAAAAGGAGAACTCTTTCAGCAAAAACATGCCGACCAAACCTACAGGCGGCTGAGCGAACTGAAACTTTTCCGCTCGGTGCAAATTGCTTTTCTTTCTGCCGGAGGCGATAAACTCGATTGCCATATTTACCTCACGCCCATTCCCAAGCAATCCATTGCCGCCATAGCGGAAGGAACCAACACATCGGAAACGCGCGGCATTGCCGGCAACCTTGTTTACGATGATAAAAATTCTTTCAAGGGCGGAGAAATTTTTGAAATGAAACTGAAAGGCGCCCTCGAAGTGCAGAAGAGCACCACCTCTGACCAGAATCTTATTATTGCCGGAGCGCAAAACATTCTTCCCTTCAATACGCTTGAACTGGGCAGCGAAGCCAGTTTGCGCGTGCCGCGTTTTCTTACGCCCTTTCCCAACCTTGGAACGCAGAGCAACAACGCGAAAACAAATTTCACCGGCTTGTATAATTTTCAGCAGCGCCCCAATTACGCGCGCTCGGTTTCCACTGCTGCTTTTGGCTATTCGTGGAAAGAAACTGCCGCCAAGCAGCATTTGATTAATCCCGTTGAGTTCAGTTTGGTGAATGTGTACCGCCTCTCCGATAAATTAGACAGCACGATTAAAAAAAGCAAAGACCTTTTTCTGAAAAACAGTTATTCCAACCACCTCACTTTTGCCACACGCTATGCTTTTGTATACAACAACCAGGAAATTACGAGGCGGAAAAATTATTCTTACTTCCGTTTTGGCGCAGAAGGAGCGGGCAATTTCATGCGCGGCATTTTCAAACTCATTGACAGCAGGCATCCGCTCGCTTACGACCGCGACACCATTTTTTATTCAGACGGAAGTTATTCCATTGAGCGGAGTTTCACCATTGACAAAATCCGCTTTTCGCAATACGTGCGCACCGATATTGACTACCGCCATTATAAACTCATTGATGACAAAGACAAAGTGGTGTACCGCTTTGCTTTCGGAATAGGCAAGCCGCTTTATAACCTGCGCACGCTGCCGCTGGAGAAAAGTTTTTTTGCAGGCGGTCCCAACAGCGTGCGCGCCTGGCAGGCAAGAACACTGGGTCCCGGTGCCGATACCAGCGGAAACACCATTGCCGATAAAATCGGTGATGTGAAAATGGAAGCCAACCTCGAATACCGCTTCAATGTGCTGAAGGCGCTGAATGCCGCCATGTTTGCCGATGCCGGAAACGTTTGGCTGCGCAAGCCCTACAGCAGTTACCCGGGGGGAGAAATTACGCACGAGAACGGAAAACTCATTCCGGTTGATTCGCTGCTGCAGGAAATTGCCATTGGCGCGGGGCTGGGAATCCGTTTCGATTTTAATTTCTTCATCATCCGCCTCGATGGCGCTTTCAAAATAAAAGACCCTTCGCTGCTGCGGCAGGATGAATATCCCTTCAACTCCGATTCGTGGGTGGGAAAACATTTGCTTGAACCCCGCGCTTCAAGATGGAAAAGCGAATATGCCGCAAAGTTCGGGCATCGCTATCCGTTCTTTGTGCTTAACTTCGGAATCGGATATCCGTTCTGATTGCGTACATTGTCATTCCAATCACAACCAATGGCCAAACTGCTCAAATCCGCACTTGCAAAATTCAAAGCCAAAGAGTATGAAGGCGCTCTTGATGATTTGAACAAGGCGCTTGAAGCCAATCCTTTTTCTCCCCTGTTATATAAAGAAAGAGCCATTGTGAAAGAAAAATTAAAAGACACAGAAGGCGCCCTGCAGGATTGCAACAAAGCATTGGAGTTAAGCCCCCGTTATGCAGATGCGTATGACCAGCGCGCCCGCATTAAAAATGGACTGCATGATTATGAGGGAGCCATGAACGATATAAATAAAGCCATAGTGCTGAACCCTTCCTGCCATGAACATTATCATGAACGCGGGCGCATCAAAGAAACACGTAAGGATTACCCCGGTGCCATAGAGGATTATAACCTTGCGCTCCAACTCGAACCCACCGAAGCCAATGTATATATAAGCCGCGGCATTGTAAAAGATTATTTGAAAGATTACACGGGCGCTGTTGCAGATTTTACTCAAAGCATTTTGCTTTTACCGTATAACTATAAGGCATATGCCGAGAGAGGACATTCAGCAGCAAAATTGAAAAATCACAGGCAAGCCCTTGAGGATTTAGATATTTCCATCAGCATGCAGCCCGAACATAATC encodes the following:
- a CDS encoding BamA/TamA family outer membrane protein codes for the protein MKTKVMKIHHLLLNAAAAATAACIFFSCNPASKVPEGEYLLTRNTVIDKYAKVDKSELESYLKQKPNRKVLLWKMYLHIYNGINQEKLARQKERCNVKVETKLAKRTEKVKRKNEKRLSKGKEAEQMPDRKNIFSACKLRTGFKQWWLSIGEPPVIYDSALAKKTASQMKLFLNNKGYFNSTVKDSVGVHRKKATTYYTVYEGTPYTLRNISYQIKDGQLEYYVLANASASLLSRGMIFDADVLQQERDRITDVLRNDGYFYFAREYIYFEADSTHGTHEIDITLGIKNPFHKVEGEKSALGGDSISEGTHERYYMNNIFLHTDYDQKLKLPPSDSLLAAGEYYLLYNRPLRYKPKMLVNTMFISKGELFQQKHADQTYRRLSELKLFRSVQIAFLSAGGDKLDCHIYLTPIPKQSIAAIAEGTNTSETRGIAGNLVYDDKNSFKGGEIFEMKLKGALEVQKSTTSDQNLIIAGAQNILPFNTLELGSEASLRVPRFLTPFPNLGTQSNNAKTNFTGLYNFQQRPNYARSVSTAAFGYSWKETAAKQHLINPVEFSLVNVYRLSDKLDSTIKKSKDLFLKNSYSNHLTFATRYAFVYNNQEITRRKNYSYFRFGAEGAGNFMRGIFKLIDSRHPLAYDRDTIFYSDGSYSIERSFTIDKIRFSQYVRTDIDYRHYKLIDDKDKVVYRFAFGIGKPLYNLRTLPLEKSFFAGGPNSVRAWQARTLGPGADTSGNTIADKIGDVKMEANLEYRFNVLKALNAAMFADAGNVWLRKPYSSYPGGEITHENGKLIPVDSLLQEIAIGAGLGIRFDFNFFIIRLDGAFKIKDPSLLRQDEYPFNSDSWVGKHLLEPRASRWKSEYAAKFGHRYPFFVLNFGIGYPF